A stretch of DNA from Flavobacteriaceae bacterium MAR_2009_75:
GCGCGAACTAATAGCGCAAAAGAACTTATACCGAGTTCTTTAGCTTGTCTAAATATTAAATCATTCGAATTAAAAACATCTGTTCCCAATGGGATAATTAACTCCCTCGGCATTAAAGCATTAGCTGCAACTTGGTTACAAAACAATTCTACTGGATGAAATTTTGATTTAGGTTTATCAGTAAAATCAATATCTATTTCATTTGAGATGCCCGATTTAGCTATCCAAATATGTGCTAATTCGTGGACTAATGTGAATAATTGCGGTGCATTCCAATTTTTTGAATTCACAAATACAAAAGGTGCGAATTTGTCAGCAATCGCAAAACCTTGAATTAAATCTTTATCTAGAACTAAATGCGAATGTAAATAGCTAGCACGAGATATAAATATTCCTGCAGTTTCTGCTTTATCAATCCATTCGTTTATCGGTGTTTTCTGATAATTATTTGGACTGATCTTTAAGGTGTTCAATATATCTCTAGCTACAATTTCTGGATTATCATTGATAGAGTATTTACCAACGAAAGGAAGTTTGTCTTCGCCAATTTCTTCGTATAGTTCACTTATCCAATTCTGTTTTTCTTGAACATCTCGAATTATAAATAATGATGCTGTATCTAACTTCTGCGCATCATTTCTTCGATAATCTTGTAGTGGTTGAAAATCTTTTGGTATTTCTGGTAAAAAGAAAAGAGAAAATGGTCTTCTGAATATTTTTGCCAAGCTTTGAGCTTGTCGAATTGTCGGAAAATCATTTCCATTCTCCCAAGTCAGATACCTTTCAGACGATACAGAAACCTTTTTGGCAGCATCTTCAACAGAGATATTAGCAGACTCTCTAGCCCAGTTTAAGATCTCGGATGTTATGTATGCTTTCTCAGCCATTATTTTTTATACAAAGGTAAAATTTTAATTCAGTAAGTATTTTTTAAAATTTTTGCTAACGTAGGGAGTACAAGTTACTAAACTAACGAATACGAGCAATCACACTTTATCAACGTTATAAGCAACTCTAATTTCTAAAGCAGTAGAGGGAAATATGCTTTAGTATTCAGGTGAAAGATAAAAATTTTTGCTTTTAGTAGATTACAGGAAAGCGTAATGGTTGGCTGTCGGTAATTATTATGGCAAACTAAGCTACAGAAGTGAATATTGCACAAACGGGGCAGATGGTTATTGGTTTAACACCAAACAAATCCTATCTTTTTTAGCATTTATTTTCTTTACCCCATTTCAATCTCTGGTTTCTACCAAGTCCTTATTTCGATACCTAATAGTTAGCTTTTCTTTAGAAAATGCTACCTCCGCATCAGTCACAACCGCAATATTTATCACTGTTCGCTTTTTCGAAACATTCTTTTCCTTCTTTGAATGCGAAGTACGAAAGCCCAAGAGTTCCGATACTGTCTATGTACGGTACACTGGTCAGTTCGTAAATTCCACTACTTACAAGTAAGATTATCGACATATAAACGCAAACCATTGTGCAGTTCGCATCTGCCAAAATGGGGTCTGAATCCAGTTTTTTTCCGACGCTTCTTTTCCAAGCCACCAAAAGCCACATTACAAGAATTGAAATTGCAGAAATTATAACTCCGTAAAAAGTGTTGATCGGTTTATGGTTCGTATAAATATTGTACAAACTGGTGACGACAAGTGAAAGTACCAATACGTAAAATGCAAAACCTGTAATACGTAACGCAGTTCGTTCAAATTTATCTCTATCGCTGTCAGGTTGCTTCTGTATTCTTACGATCATATGGGCGATGCCAAGCCCTGAAATGACCTCTATAAAACTGTCGGAACCAAACCCGAACAGCGCTAAACTCTCATCTTCAAACCCGAGGTAGGTAGCAATGAGACCTTCGGCCACATTATAGATTATCGTAAATATCGCGAGGCCGAGAGCAACTTTATAAAGTTTATTTTTTTCAAATGTAGCTAGTGACATAATTTTATTTTCAATTCGATATTTTTTTTAGCTTGGGCAGAACGTCTCGCCTATGGCCAGTAGAACAGGTAAAGGAAACTTTTCATTTCTGACCGGCCCGTGGGCCAGGGCTTTTGTTTTGTAATTACAACTTAGCAGAACATTATCACGAATTCTTTCTTAAAAATAGAAATCACATGAGTAAATCCCAAAGATTAGGCGCGTTGATTGCCATTGGATTACCATTGGCGACCTCAATGACTACAAGTTTAATTGTGGTTGAATTGGTGTTTTCAGACTTTAAATACTCCCAGCCGCTGGGGTCTTCTGTCACTCTGAAAATTTAACTCCTCTTTGTGGCGTTTTGTGTTCAAAGTTGCATGCAAAACTAATACCGACTATATAGATTAGGTTGTTGTAGTTGTATTTATTTTCATCAACGATTTTCGAATCGTTTTTTCCACTAAAATCAGTCCTCATCCGCAATCAGTTCCTAATTTATTGTTCAAATGACAGATAAAGCAGGGCTATGTACAATCTTGCGATTGAATTTTTGCTGGGTGTTTCAGTAACTGATTTAGCCAATACCGAACGAATAGAAAATACGCAATAATTTTAGTAAGTAGGGGAGTACTAACAATGAAATATACCTAGTGTTAGTGGCGGTACTTGTTTCAAAACGTAAATTTAACATGGTGAAAAATAGTTGGCGAACCTCCGGTAGTCCATAAAACAGGAAATCCCTTTTTCGGAATACGTATGATGGTGCCCATGAGTGTACTGCCATTCAGAATAGGTCGGGTTGTTTTTAGTTTTTGCAATCCTTCAAAATCTATATTATTTGCCTCGGCTTCTAAAATTTGATTGGCCAGCTTTAATCTTCCATGGGTAAACCCAAAGTTGCTATCGTTCACATCGGCATCTATCTCGTAAATAACAGCTGCGTTTTCTTGTAGGGTATGATTGGTATGCGCTATATATTGTCGGTTCTTATGATCAATAACTTTCAAAGTATCTTCCCAAGTTTCTACTGAAATCGCGATTTCTCGATCCGCAATTAAGTAATTCATTGAGGTTCCGAAATGTACCTCTTTAAGATACTCAAGAGCCTCGGCACTGTTTTTTGACTCCAGTATTTTTCGTATGTTAAACGAAACAGGAATACCCGTGTTCGATACAGGCAGGTCTATTATGGTGTTTATTCCAACAGCGACACCGTAATTGTTTACTCCATTTTGAGCGATCTGCCCAGCAAAGGTTTGTTGTAGTATGACCACATCTGAATTTGGATACTTAATTTTCAGTATCGTTACCGCGTCTTCATGATAGCTGGGCAGGTCATTATTATGAGTCAGGTAATTCGCTTTGTTTTTTCTGCCAAAAACACCTGTTGTGGTACAATTACCTTCATTGGTCTTAAAATGATTGCCAGCTTCTAAATACGAATAGAACTCATCAAAACTTTGATAAGCAAAGAGTTGGTCAAAATTTACTTGGGCACCATCAACAATGCCTTGAAATTCATTAAACAATTCAGGTAATTGAGCTTTAACCGATTGAATATACCGTCTATTGGTGGTGAAGTCAGAAATGGCCTCTTCAGGTATTTTTACAGATGTATTTTCCTTTATCCAGGTTTCAAAATTCTTTAAAGCTTTTTTGATGACAAATTGTAAGGCTGCTCCATGTTGGTAGCCCCTTTCGTATGGGGTACTGCTATCTAATTCTAAATAGTATATTCCTTGTCTGTACTCAACAGCTGGTATATTTATTTCTTTGTTTTTCAACGTTTGACTAAAAGCTGTAAAGCTCGTGCTCAAGGTTAGAAAAAGAAGAGTTATGAAATTTTTCATATTGTGAATGTGAATTGCGGTGGTTTTATGGCCACTTGTGCAGGGCTATGTGAAGTCGTGCGTTTGGATTTTCGTTTTCGTACGGTAAGGTACGTAAAAACTGAAATACAAATGAACATACCAGAATACGAAAGGTGTTGATATTCAAAGTTTTGCTAGATGGCGCGTATTTGTCAATATCCGGAAACGGCGAATAAGAAGATTATGAATAATTGTGCATTATCGGGTTAGTGTATGCAACGTAGTGTGGAAAACGGCCTGTAGTGTTCCCTAATTTGAACCTCATTGTCCTATTGTTATGATACCGTTGTTGGCGATGCGTTATTTATCATTACCAATCTATTAGCTCTGTTTCAGGATTTGTTTCTTCACTAAAGAATTTTCCGGTAGGCCCATCTTTACCAATCGTTGCATATTTGACCCTTCCCCTTTATAGTTATAATAACATCTTCTGAAAACACCTTCTATCACAAATGCGACTTGATTTGGTATTTTACCAGCTTCAGAAAAATATGCACCTTTATGAAGTGTGATTTCGTGAGCGCTACGTTTGATCAATTTAATTTGTTGTGTGTTTAACTGCCCAAACTCCAATATATAATTTATTAGCCCATCCATAGTCGTAAAGATTTAAACTTAAAATTTCTTGGAGTTTGTCAAATTGTAAAAAATTAGAAGTAAAATATCATAAAAAGATTAAACCAAAAACTGGTACTATCAACTAAGTTACTCGATAGGAATCCATTCATATCTATTTTTACTTTCTCTAAGTTTACCCATACCGGGAAACTTAATGTGAGCAGCTGCAATAGTTGTTTTTTTACGCGTTAGAGCTTTGTATACTTTCTGTCGTTGGCGCCTTCCTTTTTCCATATCCATATCATAATAATCATCAAGATTTGGCAATACGAATTGTATTTCTTTGATATGTACCATATCTCCCCAAAACAGAATTTTATTAGCGCTACTTTTTAGTAAGTAAGCTGTATGGCCGGGAGTATGACCTACTAGAGGGACCGTTTTTATACCGGGAAATATAGTTTTAGAACCTTTAAAAGTCTTTATTCTGTCTTTATATAAATCTAGTATTACTTGTTCTTTTAGAAAAAAAGCGCGTTCCATTTCTTTCATTCCCTCAAGATTCTTAGTATCGGTATAATAGTTATATTCAAGTTCGTTTAAATGAATAAGAGCATTTGGAAACACAATTTTATTATCAATCGATAGTCCTCCGGAATGATCCGCATGCACATGAGTTAGTAGTATATCTGTGATATCCTTGGGTTGGTACCCCGCCATTCTTAAACTTTCTACCAGTTTTCCTGCGGAGTCCATATTTAAAAAATCTCCCGCTCCGGCATCAACCAATATTTTTTTGTTCCTTAACAGAATTAAAAATGCATTGACTTGAATGTTTACCGGGTTTTCTACCTTAGACTTATAAAGCAAACTATCAATTTGGCCCGAATGTTCCTCTTTTAATAATTTAAAGGCATCTGTCGGCACAACACCGTCAGATAATGATATAACTTCTACCTCTCCGATTTGGGTTACAAATGGGTCTTGTTTTTCTTGTGCCAAAGATTTTGCACTTAGTAACTGAACTATACTACATAATAGTAATGCTCTATTTAAAATTGCTCTCATTTTTATTTAATATTCAATTAGTTAGGGTATGATGACCTATTACTTATGCAGTCGACAGTAATTTGTTTTAAGCCTTTTTTAATTACTCTAAAGCATTCATAAAATCTCGGATTTTTGATATTATCTCATCTCCATTTTCTTCAAGAGCAAAATGTCCGGTATCATAAATATTATAGTCTATTTTCTTAACATCTTTCTTAAATGCCTCTGCACCGCTTTCCGGAAAGTATTCATCATTTTTACCCCAAACTACTAAAACGGGTGGTTGGTGCTCTCTTAAATACTGTTGCCATTTGGGATACAATTCTAAATTACTTTGATAGTCGTACCATAAATCTAAATTTACCTGGTGTGCGTTAGGCCGTGACATTCGTAAGTAATCTAAATGCCACGTATCAGGATTGATGTTTTCAGCATTTCTAGTTCCGTGGGTATATTGCCATTTTAAGCCCTCTAGCGTAAATGCCGGTAGCAAAGCATTTTCGGTACTTTCATTGCGGTTTTTCCAAAATGCTTTAATACCTGCCCAGGCTTCACCGATACCCTCTTCATAAGCGTTGCCATTTTGTGTAATAATCGCGGTTACTTTTTCGGGGTTCGTAGTAGCAATTCTGAAACCGATAGGGGCCCCATAATCTTGCATCATTATGGCATAGGAGTCCAATCCCTTTAATTTAATAAATGACTGCATGGTGTGGGCCATATGATCAAAGGTGTACTCATATTCTTCAGGAGAAGGAAAATCACTATTGCCAAAACCCGGATAATCTGGAGCGATTAGGTGAAATTCATCGCCGAGTTGATCGAGCACTTTTCTGTACTGATGTGAAGATGACGGGTAACCGTGTAACAATAATATTGTTGGTTTACTTGCATCCCCGACTTCCCGATAAGCAATTGATAATCCGTCAACTACGATATTTCTGTATTTAATTTGATTCATTTTATTTTCAGTTTTTATTATCTTTTTTGTGTCGCCTATGTTGTTTGTACAGCCCATAATTAGTGCTAAACCTATCATGTGAATCCATTTCGCTTTTTTCATATCATTAACTTGTAGTTTTATAGTTGTTAATAACCGAACGTTCGGTAAAATACTAGGGTAAATTTTTTTATTCTTTGGTATACATGGCTTCGATATGAGTTAAGGAATTAATAAAAATATTGGGGTTATTAAATCCCCTAGATACGATCAGGCTACCTTGAATATCAATAAGCACTTGAGTTGCTTTTTCTTTTGCTGCTGACTGACTTAAGTCAAATGCCAATCCGATATTTGTAAAGGCATCCACCCAATCTGACATAGAATCATTAATCAGTTGATGAAATACCTCTATTCCAGATTGCATTGAGAAGGCTTGTAAAAGACAAGGGGTGTTGCCATCATCGTATAATTTCTTTATGGATTGCAATCCATTTTTAAGTCGTTCTTCTGGAGGGTGTGATGGATCGGTTAACGTATTGAAAACATATTGCTCTACCCATTCATTGATATTCAGCAATACAGCTTTTGCCATCTCTTCTTTTCCTTTCGGGAACCGATGGTATAAGCTTGCTTTTTTTAATCCGGTAACTACTGCTAATTCAGCCAAGCTAGTACCTTCATATCCTTTCTCCTTAAAAAGTTTTGCAAAGCCATTAAGCATCTCTTGCTCTTCTATCTTTTGTGGTCTCATACTGCAAATGTATAAATCGAAAAGTATTTTACCAAACGTTCGGTAATTATTTTTTGAAGTATTGTTACTAGATATAGGAGGTGGTCAAATCGGGTAGGGCGACCTACAAACTTTTTTAGACCTGGTTAATCCTTTAGAAATTACCTGCATAAAAACAAAAAGCCCCATTAAGGGGCTCATAATTGTTCAATCCAGGAACTGTGTAAGGGCTTGTGCAACGGTTACTTTTGATGTAGGCCGTTTTATTTTTTTAAGTCTTTATACATAATATAGGTGTCAACTAAGCCCAATTTAGAGTGTTTAAATCCTCTCGGTGTAGTTCCAATTATTTCAAAGCCATACTTTTTCCATAATTCCACTGCACCTGTATTCGTACTTACTACAATATTGAATTGAATACCCTCATATCTATTTTCCCTTGCTATTTTAATAGAATGTTCACAAAGTTTTTTTCCAATTCCTCTTCCGTGCGAATTTGGGTTCACCATATAACTGCAATTTGCAATGTGATTTCCTAAATCAATT
This window harbors:
- a CDS encoding Zn-dependent peptidase ImmA (M78 family); this encodes MAEKAYITSEILNWARESANISVEDAAKKVSVSSERYLTWENGNDFPTIRQAQSLAKIFRRPFSLFFLPEIPKDFQPLQDYRRNDAQKLDTASLFIIRDVQEKQNWISELYEEIGEDKLPFVGKYSINDNPEIVARDILNTLKISPNNYQKTPINEWIDKAETAGIFISRASYLHSHLVLDKDLIQGFAIADKFAPFVFVNSKNWNAPQLFTLVHELAHIWIAKSGISNEIDIDFTDKPKSKFHPVELFCNQVAANALMPRELIIPLGTDVFNSNDLIFRQAKELGISSFALLVRALNLNLITQSQYKILKQDAQIEFEKFLEKEKVKKEKQRERQGGPDAYLLRLNKNSKLFTRIVMDSFNNGSLSPSIASNLLNTQINKFQKFEKLLA
- a CDS encoding glyoxylase-like metal-dependent hydrolase (beta-lactamase superfamily II) encodes the protein MRAILNRALLLCSIVQLLSAKSLAQEKQDPFVTQIGEVEVISLSDGVVPTDAFKLLKEEHSGQIDSLLYKSKVENPVNIQVNAFLILLRNKKILVDAGAGDFLNMDSAGKLVESLRMAGYQPKDITDILLTHVHADHSGGLSIDNKIVFPNALIHLNELEYNYYTDTKNLEGMKEMERAFFLKEQVILDLYKDRIKTFKGSKTIFPGIKTVPLVGHTPGHTAYLLKSSANKILFWGDMVHIKEIQFVLPNLDDYYDMDMEKGRRQRQKVYKALTRKKTTIAAAHIKFPGMGKLRESKNRYEWIPIE
- a CDS encoding L-amino acid N-acyltransferase YncA — its product is MNIRKAIETDIDKVWEIFSKVIETGDTYVFSPNTPKTDLKKHWFADYMETYVMEENGQILGTYIIKPNQIDLGNHIANCSYMVNPNSHGRGIGKKLCEHSIKIARENRYEGIQFNIVVSTNTGAVELWKKYGFEIIGTTPRGFKHSKLGLVDTYIMYKDLKK
- a CDS encoding cation efflux family protein; this translates as MSLATFEKNKLYKVALGLAIFTIIYNVAEGLIATYLGFEDESLALFGFGSDSFIEVISGLGIAHMIVRIQKQPDSDRDKFERTALRITGFAFYVLVLSLVVTSLYNIYTNHKPINTFYGVIISAISILVMWLLVAWKRSVGKKLDSDPILADANCTMVCVYMSIILLVSSGIYELTSVPYIDSIGTLGLSYFAFKEGKECFEKANSDKYCGCD
- a CDS encoding pimeloyl-ACP methyl ester carboxylesterase, whose product is MKKAKWIHMIGLALIMGCTNNIGDTKKIIKTENKMNQIKYRNIVVDGLSIAYREVGDASKPTILLLHGYPSSSHQYRKVLDQLGDEFHLIAPDYPGFGNSDFPSPEEYEYTFDHMAHTMQSFIKLKGLDSYAIMMQDYGAPIGFRIATTNPEKVTAIITQNGNAYEEGIGEAWAGIKAFWKNRNESTENALLPAFTLEGLKWQYTHGTRNAENINPDTWHLDYLRMSRPNAHQVNLDLWYDYQSNLELYPKWQQYLREHQPPVLVVWGKNDEYFPESGAEAFKKDVKKIDYNIYDTGHFALEENGDEIISKIRDFMNALE
- a CDS encoding TetR family transcriptional regulator, with the protein product MRPQKIEEQEMLNGFAKLFKEKGYEGTSLAELAVVTGLKKASLYHRFPKGKEEMAKAVLLNINEWVEQYVFNTLTDPSHPPEERLKNGLQSIKKLYDDGNTPCLLQAFSMQSGIEVFHQLINDSMSDWVDAFTNIGLAFDLSQSAAKEKATQVLIDIQGSLIVSRGFNNPNIFINSLTHIEAMYTKE
- a CDS encoding acyl-CoA:6-aminopenicillanic acid acyl transferase, whose product is MKNFITLLFLTLSTSFTAFSQTLKNKEINIPAVEYRQGIYYLELDSSTPYERGYQHGAALQFVIKKALKNFETWIKENTSVKIPEEAISDFTTNRRYIQSVKAQLPELFNEFQGIVDGAQVNFDQLFAYQSFDEFYSYLEAGNHFKTNEGNCTTTGVFGRKNKANYLTHNNDLPSYHEDAVTILKIKYPNSDVVILQQTFAGQIAQNGVNNYGVAVGINTIIDLPVSNTGIPVSFNIRKILESKNSAEALEYLKEVHFGTSMNYLIADREIAISVETWEDTLKVIDHKNRQYIAHTNHTLQENAAVIYEIDADVNDSNFGFTHGRLKLANQILEAEANNIDFEGLQKLKTTRPILNGSTLMGTIIRIPKKGFPVLWTTGGSPTIFHHVKFTF